In a genomic window of Fibrobacter sp. UWH4:
- a CDS encoding bifunctional diguanylate cyclase/phosphodiesterase, whose product MADFFLVMVAVLYRFPSADRNKMRDDVKVPPATTSIPTRDFQKDLQERDELFQMMVDISSNGFWTFDVVTGKVYWSQRALNMLQVDIANADDSFDVLRRQIVESDWDHFRELLNSSLESGDRLNCVVTLVKSGSKNEQLTVSGNVQKNADGRPVRVIGSVNTYSDKQAIDKQNFYYAYQDALTGVYNRKFFLEKLKVDVDMALQRPDYLFAVALLDIDRFGAINASYSVNVGDNVLRVVADRIKSQCRTGDTIARIGPDVFAIVLHDIQSGGSDSDVKSIVRRIHNAVKLPIQLEGRELYIGVSMAVALNREVDCVEDILANATASLREMKKGVNHGGIQFSCGGIREKAMRLYKLEFEIRKAIQAQEFVLFYQPIVDITDGNRIVAFEALVRWNQAQNGFISPADFIPIAEETGLIIPLGAQLLEMACIQMKKWVDMGFDNVQMAVNFSAKQFALDNMLEDVKQVLLRTKLNPKNLKLEITEYTAVCEAEKTVKIMQALSGMGIQISIDDFGTGYSSLSYLKRFPIHTLKMDKSFIDHVTDDEEDASFARMVIGIAKSLNLDLIAEGVESESQLEFLRAEGCKLIQGFYFSKPLSSDKALEYLQAHYQPEELQTV is encoded by the coding sequence TTGGCTGATTTTTTCCTGGTCATGGTGGCTGTCCTGTACCGTTTTCCGTCGGCGGACCGCAACAAGATGCGAGACGATGTGAAGGTGCCGCCTGCGACAACTTCGATCCCGACGCGAGATTTCCAGAAGGACCTGCAGGAACGAGATGAATTGTTCCAGATGATGGTTGATATTTCTTCGAATGGCTTTTGGACATTTGACGTTGTTACGGGCAAGGTTTACTGGTCGCAGCGGGCGTTGAACATGTTGCAGGTCGATATTGCCAATGCGGACGATTCATTTGATGTCTTGCGTCGGCAGATTGTCGAAAGCGACTGGGATCATTTTAGGGAACTGTTGAATTCGTCGCTTGAATCCGGAGATCGGCTCAATTGCGTTGTTACGCTGGTAAAGAGCGGATCAAAGAATGAGCAGCTGACTGTTTCGGGAAATGTGCAGAAAAATGCGGATGGTCGCCCTGTGCGTGTTATCGGCTCGGTCAACACGTACTCCGACAAGCAGGCGATTGACAAGCAGAATTTTTACTACGCTTATCAGGATGCCCTGACAGGGGTGTATAACCGCAAGTTCTTCCTAGAAAAGCTGAAGGTCGATGTCGATATGGCCTTGCAGCGCCCCGATTACCTGTTTGCCGTTGCCCTTTTGGATATTGACCGTTTCGGTGCAATCAATGCATCCTATTCGGTCAACGTGGGTGACAACGTACTGCGGGTCGTGGCAGACCGAATCAAGTCTCAGTGCCGTACGGGAGATACGATTGCGCGTATCGGTCCCGACGTTTTTGCTATTGTCCTGCACGATATTCAGTCGGGTGGCAGCGATAGCGATGTGAAGTCGATTGTGCGTCGCATCCATAATGCGGTCAAGTTGCCGATCCAGCTGGAAGGCCGTGAACTTTATATTGGCGTTTCGATGGCTGTTGCCCTGAACCGCGAAGTGGACTGCGTCGAGGATATCCTTGCGAATGCGACGGCTAGCCTTCGTGAAATGAAGAAAGGCGTCAACCATGGGGGCATCCAGTTCTCGTGTGGAGGCATTCGCGAAAAGGCGATGCGTCTTTACAAGCTTGAATTCGAAATCCGCAAGGCGATTCAGGCGCAGGAATTCGTGCTGTTCTACCAGCCGATTGTCGATATTACGGACGGGAACCGCATTGTTGCTTTCGAGGCGCTCGTTCGCTGGAACCAGGCGCAGAACGGTTTTATTTCGCCGGCCGATTTTATTCCCATTGCAGAAGAAACCGGACTCATTATTCCGTTGGGTGCGCAGTTGCTTGAAATGGCTTGCATCCAGATGAAGAAATGGGTGGATATGGGTTTTGATAATGTCCAGATGGCGGTCAACTTCTCGGCCAAGCAGTTTGCCCTGGACAATATGCTCGAAGACGTGAAGCAGGTCCTGTTGCGCACGAAGCTGAATCCGAAGAACCTGAAACTTGAGATTACCGAATATACCGCGGTGTGCGAAGCCGAAAAAACGGTGAAAATCATGCAGGCGCTTTCGGGAATGGGCATCCAGATTTCGATTGATGACTTCGGAACGGGTTATAGCAGTCTTTCTTACCTGAAACGCTTCCCGATTCATACTCTCAAGATGGACAAGTCCTTTATCGACCATGTGACAGACGACGAAGAAGACGCTTCGTTTGCCCGTATGGTGATCGGTATCGCGAAATCGTTGAATCTTGACCTGATTGCCGAAGGTGTCGAGTCTGAATCCCAGCTTGAATTCTTGAGGGCTGAAGGTTGCAAGCTGATTCAGGGATTCTACTTCAGTAAGCCTCTTTCTTCGGATAAGGCTCTTGAATATCTGCAGGCGCATTACCAGCCTGAAGAGCTTCAGACGGTATAG
- a CDS encoding S26 family signal peptidase: MSRLSRKVRRLQRRNSQSHIFFLFLILMIILGFALAARLYAIAPVKIMDSSMTPKFKEHSIHWMCKLPQCLSRIQDQDIVWVALKSGDAMVRNVLAMPGDSIEITDKGIVRTPHRNFKWKNEDSFIQSKTIYIPKAGDTLYFDKLNDVEQDYVLSYLHTHGQKVAVKSSLWQGDREINLDRVGSTKIANRQVSLKEIDFLPWQDRYLIELQIRQSEPGNAPIKIKRELFRLKPAKLELNPPPPQTLDTNEAETAAIKDSTVKDTAAIVAETAAEPKPEEYLEEPLNEIIIDEDCYYLTCSKGTSCPDSREFGYFTHNDFIGRYIKWPDRIKDKVIDPAKKLLDKAMNFALSLLATEEEEE; the protein is encoded by the coding sequence ATGTCCAGGCTTTCGAGAAAAGTTCGACGTTTACAGCGGCGCAATTCCCAAAGCCATATCTTCTTTTTATTCCTTATCCTCATGATAATACTGGGGTTTGCCTTAGCGGCTCGACTTTATGCGATCGCTCCCGTAAAGATCATGGATTCATCGATGACCCCCAAGTTCAAGGAGCATTCCATCCACTGGATGTGCAAGCTTCCGCAATGCCTAAGCAGAATCCAGGACCAGGACATCGTCTGGGTCGCCCTTAAGAGCGGAGACGCCATGGTCCGTAACGTTCTTGCCATGCCGGGAGACTCCATTGAAATTACAGACAAAGGAATTGTCCGGACTCCGCATCGCAACTTCAAATGGAAAAACGAAGATTCCTTTATACAAAGTAAGACCATTTACATTCCCAAGGCCGGCGACACGCTCTATTTTGACAAACTAAACGACGTCGAACAAGATTATGTTCTCTCTTACCTGCATACACACGGGCAAAAGGTTGCCGTCAAGTCGAGCTTGTGGCAAGGTGACCGCGAAATAAACCTGGACCGTGTCGGCTCCACCAAGATCGCGAACCGCCAGGTCAGCCTTAAGGAAATTGATTTTCTCCCATGGCAGGACCGTTACCTTATCGAGTTGCAAATCCGTCAAAGCGAACCGGGCAACGCCCCCATCAAAATCAAGCGCGAGCTCTTCCGCCTCAAGCCTGCCAAGCTTGAACTAAATCCACCACCGCCGCAGACTCTGGATACAAACGAGGCCGAAACCGCAGCAATCAAGGACTCTACCGTCAAGGACACTGCAGCGATCGTGGCTGAAACGGCGGCGGAACCCAAGCCCGAGGAATACCTCGAAGAACCACTCAACGAAATTATTATCGACGAAGACTGCTATTACCTGACCTGTTCAAAAGGAACCAGTTGTCCCGACTCCCGTGAATTCGGCTACTTTACCCATAACGACTTCATCGGACGCTATATCAAGTGGCCCGACCGCATCAAAGACAAGGTCATTGACCCAGCGAAAAAACTCCTCGACAAAGCAATGAATTTTGCGCTGTCGCTCCTCGCTACGGAAGAAGAAGAGGAGTGA
- a CDS encoding DUF1015 domain-containing protein encodes MMHIYPFKALRPVNPAEAETISALPYDVMNRAEAKAMAEGLPHSYLRVTRAELELPDSVDAYDPKVYAHARENLDKMIADGVIAYDKKPCLYVYRQTMNGREQYGLVCCVPAADYFNGIIKKHELTRADKEEDRLRHVLATNANTGPVFLTYRDQGQFDVFGAVTKRKPVYDFVSKGDGFGHTVWIIDDDAEIEAIRKSFEAVPVSYIADGHHRSAAGARAASYRAEQNPNNTGDEEYNRYLAILFPSTQLKILDYNRVLKDLNGHTPEQLMDEMKKVFDIVALDKMQSPAKQNQVNFYMGGKWYACTFKAEYLKNLGPVDSLDVALLQKLILKPLFDIDDPRTSKRIDFVGGIRGLGELVKRVDSGECACAFAMYPTTLDQLMNIADAGEIMPPKSTWFEPKLRDGLLVHSLD; translated from the coding sequence ATGATGCATATCTATCCGTTCAAGGCGCTGCGCCCGGTGAATCCGGCCGAAGCCGAAACGATTTCCGCCCTCCCGTACGACGTGATGAACCGCGCCGAAGCAAAGGCCATGGCCGAAGGGCTCCCGCATTCCTACCTGCGCGTGACTCGTGCGGAGCTGGAACTTCCTGATTCCGTGGATGCATACGACCCGAAGGTCTATGCGCATGCTCGCGAAAACCTGGACAAGATGATTGCCGACGGTGTGATCGCTTACGACAAGAAGCCTTGCCTCTATGTTTACCGCCAGACCATGAACGGTCGCGAACAGTACGGCCTCGTCTGCTGCGTTCCCGCTGCGGATTACTTTAACGGCATTATCAAGAAGCACGAACTGACCCGCGCTGACAAGGAAGAAGACCGTTTGCGCCATGTGCTCGCCACCAATGCCAACACCGGTCCGGTGTTTCTGACTTACCGCGACCAGGGCCAGTTCGACGTGTTCGGTGCCGTGACCAAGCGTAAGCCCGTGTATGACTTCGTAAGCAAGGGCGACGGATTCGGCCATACGGTTTGGATTATCGACGATGATGCCGAAATTGAAGCCATCCGCAAGTCTTTCGAAGCCGTTCCGGTGAGCTACATTGCCGACGGTCACCACCGCAGTGCTGCTGGTGCTCGCGCCGCCAGCTACCGCGCCGAACAGAACCCGAACAACACCGGTGACGAAGAATACAACCGTTACCTCGCCATCCTCTTCCCGAGCACCCAGCTCAAGATCCTCGACTACAACCGTGTGCTCAAGGACCTGAACGGCCATACTCCGGAACAGCTCATGGACGAAATGAAGAAGGTGTTCGATATCGTTGCCCTCGACAAGATGCAGAGCCCTGCCAAGCAGAACCAGGTGAACTTCTACATGGGCGGCAAATGGTACGCTTGCACGTTCAAGGCTGAATACCTCAAGAACCTCGGCCCGGTGGACAGCCTCGACGTGGCTCTCCTCCAGAAGCTTATCCTCAAGCCGCTCTTCGATATCGACGACCCGCGTACTTCCAAGCGCATCGACTTCGTCGGTGGCATTCGCGGTCTCGGTGAACTCGTGAAGCGTGTCGACAGCGGTGAATGCGCCTGCGCCTTCGCTATGTATCCGACCACTCTCGATCAGCTCATGAACATCGCCGACGCCGGCGAAATCATGCCGCCGAAGAGCACCTGGTTTGAACCGAAGCTCCGCGACGGTCTCTTGGTTCACTCGCTGGACTAA
- the lepA gene encoding translation elongation factor 4, which translates to MPQNDNIRNFSIIAHIDHGKSTLADRMIELTKTVSKNEMTNQLLDDMDLERERGITIKAHAIRMVYEKDGKEYILNMIDTPGHVDFTYEVSRSLAACEGAILVVDASQGIEAQTLSNLYLALENDLEIIPVLNKVDLPGAQPDHVAQLVGDLLGYDPEKIPRISAKTGLNVEQVLDKIVDEIPAPKGDSGKPLKALIFDSVYDSYRGVINYIRIVEGTLKAGMKIRMMKTGGEYMVTEVGTFSMHRDPRPELSEGMVGYVLANVKTISDVKIGDTLTDSANPATEPLPGYKDILPMIYSGIYPINPEDYKDLREALEKLRLNDSALSWEPETSEALGFGFRTGFLGLLHMEIVQERLDREFNVDIITTVPNVEYHVYMSDGTMVKIESPSKLPDASRYDHIEEPYVKAQIFTPKEFVGALMTLCEEKRGEFETMEYLDEEKVILKYNLPLAEIMFDFYDRLKSVSRGYAGLDYAPSEYRRNNLVKLDILLNGDPVDAFSVIIHKDKAHTYANAICVKLKDLIPRQQFDVAIQGAIGGKIISRSTVKAVRKDVLAKCYGGDITRKRKLLEKQKEGKKRMKSIGSVEVPQKAFLAVLSLSDNSTSNGD; encoded by the coding sequence ATGCCGCAAAACGACAATATCAGAAATTTCAGCATCATCGCCCACATTGACCACGGCAAATCTACACTCGCCGACCGCATGATCGAACTGACCAAGACAGTTTCGAAAAACGAGATGACAAACCAGCTCCTGGACGACATGGACCTTGAACGCGAACGCGGCATTACCATCAAGGCTCACGCCATCCGCATGGTGTACGAAAAAGACGGCAAGGAATACATCCTGAACATGATCGACACTCCGGGGCACGTGGACTTTACTTACGAAGTCAGCCGCTCCCTGGCCGCTTGCGAAGGCGCGATTCTCGTGGTGGACGCAAGCCAGGGTATCGAAGCCCAGACACTTTCGAACCTTTACCTCGCTCTTGAAAACGACTTGGAAATCATTCCTGTCTTGAACAAGGTGGACCTTCCGGGCGCTCAGCCCGACCATGTGGCACAGCTCGTAGGCGACTTGCTCGGTTACGACCCTGAAAAAATTCCGCGCATTTCCGCCAAGACCGGCCTGAACGTGGAGCAGGTGCTGGACAAAATTGTCGACGAAATTCCAGCCCCCAAGGGCGATAGCGGAAAGCCGCTCAAGGCGCTCATCTTTGACTCCGTATACGATTCTTACCGCGGTGTGATCAATTACATCCGCATCGTAGAAGGTACGCTCAAGGCCGGAATGAAAATCCGCATGATGAAGACCGGCGGCGAATACATGGTGACCGAAGTCGGAACCTTCAGCATGCACCGCGACCCACGACCCGAACTTTCGGAAGGCATGGTGGGCTACGTACTTGCAAACGTGAAGACGATTAGCGACGTGAAAATCGGCGATACACTCACCGATTCAGCGAACCCCGCCACCGAGCCGCTCCCGGGCTACAAGGATATTTTGCCGATGATCTATTCCGGCATCTACCCCATTAACCCGGAAGACTACAAGGACTTGCGCGAGGCCTTGGAAAAGCTCCGCCTGAACGACTCGGCATTGAGTTGGGAACCCGAAACCTCCGAAGCGCTCGGCTTCGGATTCCGCACCGGATTTCTCGGACTCTTGCACATGGAAATCGTGCAGGAGCGTCTGGATCGCGAATTCAACGTGGATATCATCACAACGGTGCCGAACGTGGAATACCACGTGTACATGAGCGACGGCACGATGGTGAAAATCGAAAGCCCCTCCAAGCTCCCCGACGCAAGCCGCTACGACCACATCGAAGAGCCCTACGTGAAGGCGCAGATTTTCACGCCCAAGGAATTCGTGGGGGCACTCATGACGCTATGCGAAGAAAAGCGCGGCGAATTCGAGACCATGGAATATCTCGACGAAGAAAAGGTGATTCTCAAGTACAACCTGCCTCTCGCCGAAATCATGTTCGATTTCTACGACCGACTGAAGTCTGTTAGCCGCGGTTACGCCGGCCTCGACTATGCGCCAAGCGAATACCGCAGAAACAACCTCGTGAAGTTGGACATCCTGTTGAACGGCGACCCGGTGGACGCCTTCTCGGTGATTATCCACAAGGACAAGGCCCACACTTATGCCAACGCCATCTGCGTGAAGCTTAAGGACCTCATTCCGCGCCAGCAGTTCGACGTGGCCATCCAGGGCGCCATCGGCGGCAAGATCATTAGCCGCTCTACGGTGAAGGCCGTGCGCAAGGACGTGCTTGCCAAGTGCTACGGCGGCGACATTACCCGTAAGCGCAAGCTCCTTGAAAAGCAGAAGGAAGGTAAGAAGCGCATGAAGAGCATCGGCTCGGTGGAAGTGCCGCAGAAGGCGTTCCTCGCCGTGCTTTCGCTCTCCGACAACTCCACCAGCAACGGGGACTAA
- the greA gene encoding transcription elongation factor GreA produces the protein MKHLISKEGFEKFKAEWEHLKYVERPAMINQVQAAAAEGDRSENAAYTYGRMRVREIDRRLRELDRILDGAQVVESQASDDGTVRFGATVKMKDIKTKRERTYSIVGEKEIDPLQGRISMKSPVGEALMGKKQGDQVQVQAPKGVITYEIVEVTY, from the coding sequence ATGAAACACTTGATTTCTAAAGAAGGCTTTGAAAAATTCAAGGCGGAATGGGAACACTTGAAATACGTGGAACGCCCGGCAATGATCAACCAGGTGCAGGCGGCTGCAGCCGAGGGTGACCGCAGTGAAAACGCTGCCTATACCTATGGCCGCATGCGCGTGCGCGAAATCGACCGCAGGCTCCGCGAACTGGACCGCATTCTGGACGGCGCGCAGGTAGTGGAATCACAGGCAAGTGACGACGGCACTGTCCGCTTTGGCGCCACAGTCAAGATGAAGGACATCAAGACCAAGCGCGAACGCACCTACAGCATCGTAGGCGAAAAGGAAATCGACCCGCTGCAAGGCCGTATCAGCATGAAGTCCCCCGTCGGCGAAGCCCTGATGGGCAAAAAACAAGGCGACCAGGTGCAAGTGCAAGCCCCCAAGGGTGTGATTACTTACGAGATCGTAGAAGTCACTTATTAA
- the nadB gene encoding L-aspartate oxidase: protein MYDILVLGAGISGLSAAIHAAEKGLSVVILTKGAKPDGSSNYAQGGIATVTEKTDKFKFHIDDTLEAGAGLCKKEPVNILTKSGPDTIRQLVKWGVQFTPNPTDKTQFDLHLEGGHSHHRILHAADLTGKEIMRALLAELHNHKNIHYIENCYIKDLICKGEGKAKRCVGAKIIHQKTGLVENLYAKASILSTGGAGRIWQYTVCPPDSCGDGMAIAARAGAALQDIEFMQFHPTSLYAPSLKKPFLISEAVRGFGGILKNYKGEEFMNQVHPLHSLAPRDIVARAIQSEMQRLGKPNMFIDLSGRTPKDIKSHFPNIYAKCLDAGIDITKEWIPVVPAAHYMCGGVLVDTWSRTEIKGLYACGEVAATGVHGANRLASNSLLESVVFAIRAVDNISESGLLKEKITESKSSKTEKVTFTKAAYWRKRKKILQDMMWTHCGIVRTVAGLNQGLKVIEELQKDVDEAIKNKETENFYFIEFLNALQVSKMILTAALHRKESRGLHYILDYPNLDPKTKHHTIYLKESKR, encoded by the coding sequence ATGTACGATATTCTAGTCCTGGGTGCAGGTATTTCCGGTTTAAGCGCAGCGATCCATGCTGCAGAAAAAGGCCTCTCGGTCGTCATCCTTACCAAGGGAGCAAAACCGGACGGCTCATCCAACTACGCACAAGGCGGTATCGCCACCGTTACCGAAAAGACCGACAAGTTCAAGTTCCACATCGATGACACACTCGAAGCGGGTGCAGGTCTCTGCAAAAAGGAACCCGTGAACATCCTGACCAAGAGCGGTCCCGACACCATCCGCCAGCTTGTCAAGTGGGGCGTGCAGTTCACCCCCAATCCGACCGACAAGACGCAGTTCGACCTGCATCTCGAAGGCGGCCATAGCCACCACCGCATCTTGCACGCAGCGGACCTCACCGGCAAGGAAATCATGCGGGCCCTCCTCGCCGAGCTCCACAACCACAAGAACATCCACTACATCGAGAACTGCTACATCAAGGACCTGATTTGCAAGGGTGAAGGCAAGGCAAAGCGCTGCGTCGGTGCAAAGATTATCCACCAGAAGACGGGCCTTGTCGAAAACCTTTACGCAAAGGCCTCCATCCTTTCTACCGGCGGTGCAGGCCGTATCTGGCAGTACACCGTGTGCCCGCCCGACAGCTGTGGCGACGGCATGGCGATTGCGGCTCGCGCAGGTGCCGCACTGCAGGATATCGAATTTATGCAGTTCCACCCCACAAGCCTTTATGCCCCTAGCCTCAAGAAGCCCTTCCTGATTTCGGAAGCCGTGCGCGGATTCGGCGGAATCCTCAAGAACTACAAGGGCGAAGAATTCATGAACCAGGTGCACCCGCTCCACTCGCTCGCCCCCCGCGATATCGTGGCTCGCGCCATCCAGAGCGAAATGCAGCGCCTCGGCAAGCCGAACATGTTCATCGACCTTTCGGGCCGCACGCCGAAAGACATCAAGAGCCATTTCCCGAACATCTACGCGAAGTGCCTCGACGCAGGCATCGACATCACGAAGGAATGGATCCCCGTGGTGCCCGCCGCACATTATATGTGCGGAGGCGTACTGGTCGATACCTGGTCCAGGACCGAAATCAAGGGCCTGTACGCCTGCGGCGAAGTCGCCGCGACGGGCGTCCACGGTGCAAACCGCCTCGCCTCCAATTCCCTGCTGGAAAGCGTCGTCTTTGCCATCCGTGCCGTTGACAACATTAGCGAAAGCGGACTTCTCAAAGAAAAAATCACGGAATCCAAGTCCAGCAAGACGGAAAAGGTGACCTTCACCAAAGCGGCCTACTGGCGCAAGCGCAAGAAGATTTTGCAGGACATGATGTGGACTCACTGCGGCATCGTACGCACCGTGGCGGGCCTCAACCAGGGCCTCAAAGTCATCGAGGAACTCCAGAAAGACGTCGACGAAGCCATCAAGAACAAGGAAACCGAAAACTTCTACTTTATCGAATTCCTGAACGCGCTCCAAGTTTCCAAGATGATCCTGACCGCCGCTCTCCACCGCAAGGAATCCCGCGGGCTGCACTATATTCTTGACTACCCGAATCTGGACCCCAAGACGAAACACCATACGATTTACTTAAAGGAGTCTAAGCGATGA
- a CDS encoding peptidylprolyl isomerase, translating to MLTWINEKAKWIIVIFAAGIVVGLLAMDRVPNQGHSYPVGVVNDKKITYAEFDSRIKNIVQNQYQGQHLEDEQYNQLRTEVFRSFVRQILLNEQFEKAELSASVAELESEFSRNPDAVRARLVQEAQRHLYMIQQQATSQEDLMQRSQAYIASLPKFLTDSTFNKDEYDAWLKTPEAFRWGVMLQFEEDLKANTIPMRQLQMLVGASVHPTSLEANWAVNRRLNDYELQVAVASNADFKVEDNSVDSVMVAGYFNAHRDSFFVKKDMAQFEFAYLPVDATAGDDARIREYAMTLYYQLTDSSSTTTFEDMARISSEDQTTAEKGGLLSEDYVGHGVYVKEFEDVAFKLDSGAVSEPVRTRFGYHIIKSYGKTKDSTGAELVKVGHILLVVNASSETIDSLEGILNKVKASVDAGKSFAEAAKEQNLDTHTSNWISRGDNIEGVGYLKGLAAYAWPNENLPDETSKVSPIMKNSKWVVVAEKVKELKAGERSLDLYFDNIKSTLLRNKAAAAAEEYLNSVAEKVKAWVPADSAADSAAVAANKIEKVNIEKANASVDGYVPGFGYGNVHLAKTLENVKEGEWSSAIATDNGAVMVKVVSKKAPQEDAVKEAVKTEIANTSSYAAMSIFNEFVANLENSTAVESNLDLYYRD from the coding sequence ATGTTAACGTGGATTAATGAAAAAGCCAAGTGGATCATCGTTATCTTTGCCGCGGGTATCGTGGTGGGCCTTTTGGCCATGGACCGCGTCCCGAACCAGGGACACAGCTACCCGGTCGGCGTGGTGAACGATAAGAAGATTACTTATGCCGAATTTGATTCCCGCATCAAGAATATCGTGCAGAACCAGTACCAGGGCCAGCACCTCGAAGACGAACAGTACAATCAGCTCCGTACTGAAGTGTTCCGTAGCTTTGTTCGTCAGATTCTCCTGAACGAACAGTTCGAAAAGGCCGAACTGAGTGCTTCGGTCGCGGAACTTGAATCCGAATTCAGCCGCAATCCGGATGCCGTTCGCGCCCGCCTGGTGCAGGAAGCCCAACGCCACCTGTATATGATCCAGCAGCAGGCAACGAGCCAGGAAGACCTGATGCAGCGTTCTCAGGCTTATATCGCCAGTCTGCCGAAGTTCCTCACGGACTCTACCTTCAATAAAGATGAGTATGACGCTTGGCTCAAGACTCCCGAAGCTTTCCGCTGGGGCGTGATGCTTCAGTTCGAAGAAGATTTGAAGGCCAATACCATCCCGATGCGCCAACTGCAGATGCTGGTCGGAGCTTCGGTTCACCCGACTTCTCTCGAAGCGAACTGGGCGGTCAATCGTCGCTTGAACGATTACGAACTGCAGGTGGCGGTCGCCTCCAATGCAGATTTCAAGGTCGAAGACAATTCCGTGGATAGCGTGATGGTTGCCGGTTATTTCAATGCCCATCGCGACAGCTTCTTTGTGAAGAAGGATATGGCTCAGTTCGAATTTGCCTACCTTCCGGTCGATGCCACTGCCGGTGATGATGCTCGCATCCGCGAATATGCCATGACGCTTTACTACCAGCTGACCGACTCCTCTTCGACCACCACGTTTGAAGATATGGCTCGTATTTCTTCTGAAGACCAGACCACTGCCGAAAAGGGTGGCCTCCTGAGCGAAGACTATGTGGGACATGGCGTCTATGTGAAGGAATTTGAAGATGTTGCCTTCAAGCTGGATTCCGGTGCCGTTTCTGAACCGGTCCGCACCCGTTTCGGTTACCACATTATCAAGAGCTACGGCAAGACCAAGGATTCTACCGGTGCTGAGCTCGTGAAGGTCGGTCACATTCTTCTGGTCGTTAATGCTTCTTCTGAAACGATTGACAGTCTCGAAGGTATTCTGAACAAGGTCAAGGCTTCTGTCGATGCTGGCAAGAGCTTTGCCGAAGCCGCCAAGGAACAGAACCTCGATACTCATACTTCGAACTGGATTTCCCGTGGTGACAATATCGAAGGTGTCGGCTATCTCAAGGGCCTTGCCGCTTATGCATGGCCGAATGAAAACCTTCCGGATGAAACCAGCAAGGTTTCTCCGATCATGAAGAACAGCAAGTGGGTGGTTGTTGCCGAAAAGGTGAAGGAACTCAAGGCCGGCGAACGTAGCCTCGACCTCTATTTCGACAACATCAAGAGCACGCTCCTTCGTAACAAGGCTGCTGCCGCTGCCGAAGAATACCTGAATTCTGTTGCCGAAAAGGTGAAGGCCTGGGTTCCGGCTGACAGCGCTGCCGATTCCGCCGCCGTTGCCGCGAACAAGATTGAAAAGGTGAACATCGAAAAGGCAAATGCCTCTGTCGACGGTTATGTCCCGGGCTTTGGTTATGGCAATGTCCATCTCGCCAAGACTCTGGAAAATGTCAAGGAAGGTGAATGGTCTTCCGCTATCGCCACCGATAACGGTGCCGTGATGGTGAAGGTCGTTTCCAAGAAGGCTCCGCAGGAAGATGCCGTTAAGGAAGCGGTGAAGACCGAAATTGCCAATACTTCGAGCTATGCGGCGATGAGCATCTTCAACGAATTTGTCGCAAATCTTGAAAATTCGACTGCTGTCGAAAGCAATCTCGACCTGTACTACAGGGACTAG
- a CDS encoding TatD family hydrolase, with protein sequence MFIDTHCHLDSYEQHSGETVGDLFARLSHDPDENVKAPEAYIHVACDPADFTRAQELSEKYSNVYTAYGIHPEYVLTETAEDEARLQEFLKHPKCVACGEFGLDYHYGSDTKAEQVKLFERHLELGLASKKPLVLHLREADDDALAVLRNADLRGSKIHVHCFTGSPKFCAQLLDLKYRGANIFIGFTGIVTFKNAQNVRDAAALVPMDQMLLETDSPYMSPIPYRGKPCHSGYIPYIAQALAQVKQIPIDQLYRDCRENTRRCYGI encoded by the coding sequence ATGTTCATTGATACTCACTGTCACTTAGATTCTTACGAGCAGCACTCCGGCGAAACCGTCGGCGACTTGTTTGCACGCCTTTCCCACGATCCCGACGAAAACGTGAAGGCCCCCGAAGCCTATATTCACGTGGCCTGCGACCCGGCAGACTTTACGCGAGCCCAGGAGCTCTCTGAAAAATACTCGAACGTCTACACCGCTTATGGGATTCATCCGGAATATGTTTTGACGGAAACCGCCGAAGACGAAGCCCGCCTGCAGGAATTTCTAAAGCACCCCAAGTGCGTTGCATGTGGAGAATTCGGGCTGGATTACCATTACGGTTCCGACACCAAGGCCGAACAGGTCAAGCTTTTCGAGCGCCACTTGGAACTTGGTCTCGCCTCAAAAAAGCCGCTAGTGCTTCACCTGCGCGAAGCAGACGACGATGCGCTTGCCGTGTTGCGCAATGCAGACCTTCGCGGAAGCAAGATTCATGTACACTGCTTTACGGGCTCGCCTAAATTCTGCGCACAATTACTTGACCTAAAGTACCGCGGCGCAAACATCTTTATTGGATTTACGGGAATCGTGACTTTCAAGAATGCGCAAAACGTGCGCGATGCAGCGGCACTCGTGCCTATGGACCAGATGCTCCTGGAAACGGATTCCCCTTACATGTCCCCCATTCCTTACCGCGGAAAGCCCTGCCATTCGGGCTACATCCCTTACATCGCACAGGCACTCGCCCAAGTAAAACAAATCCCCATAGATCAACTCTACAGGGACTGCCGCGAAAATACTCGCCGTTGCTACGGCATCTAA